The DNA window GACGAGGTGATCGTCGTGGCCGAGCGGATCATGGACGACGCCGCGCTCTTCCCCCATGAGCCGGGCTTCCTCGCGCGGGCGCACCGTCACCGCGGCTTCGCGTTCCTCGGGCTCGGCGCGACCGAGAAGGCGCGCGGCGATCTCCAGCGCGCGCTGGATCTCGTGCAGCCGCACGAGCGCCCCGACTGGTGGGCGGCGGAGATCCAGACGGCGCTCGACTCCCTGCCGCAGCCGTGACCACGCCGCGACGCGGATCTCGCGACAGGTGTCGGATGCGCTGAGAGGCGGAGGATGGGATGCTGGGGCCCCAGCTCGCCGCCCGAAGGACCTCGCATGAGCGCAGACACCTCGTCCCACCGCGTGCCGATCGAACCGCAGAAGGTCGATGCCCCGCTCACCCAGCACGCGATCTTCCTCGTGCTCACGGTGCGCGACTCGGATGAGGCCCGTGCCGCGGTCCGCGCCGGGCTGGGATCGATCAGCGATCTGGTGAAGAACGTGTCGTTCCGCGACCTCACCGGCGCGCTGTCGTGCACGGTGGGGATCGGCAGCGACGTGTGGGCCGCCGTCACGGGGCAGCCCGCCCCGGGGGAGCTCAAGCCCTTCCAGCCCATCGTCGGCGCCACGCACACAGCGGTCGCCACCTCGGGCGATCTGCTCTTCCACATCCGCGCCGACCGCCGCGACCTCTGCTTCGAGCTGGAGCGCCAGCTCCTCGCCGTCCTCGGCGACGCGGTCGACGTCGTCGATGAGACGACCGGCTTCCGCTATTTCGACACCCGCGATCTGCTCGGCTTCGTCGACGGCACCGCCAACCCCGTCGGGCCCGCCGTCCTCGATTCGACCGTGCTGACGGAGGACGACGGTCCGGGCGCCGGCGGCACCTACGTGGTCGTCCAGAAGTACCTGCATCCCCTCGACACGTGGCGCGCGCTCACCACCGAGATGCAGGAGCAGATCATCGGCCGCACGAAGGCGGACAACACCGAGCTCGACGACGCCGTCGACGGCCAGAAGTCGCACAAGACGCTCTCGACCATCGTCGACGAGAACGGCGAGCACGACATCCTCCGCGACAACATGCCGTTCGGGTCCCCGGGTTCCGGCGAGTTCGGCACCTACTTCATCGGCTACGCGCGTCACCTGTGGGTGATCGAGCGGATGCTGCAGCGCATGTTCATCGGCGACCCGCCGGGTCTGCACGACCGGCTTCTGGACTTCTCGACGGCGCAGACGGGGAGCGTGTTCTTCGCTCCGAGCGCGGACC is part of the Microbacterium lemovicicum genome and encodes:
- a CDS encoding Dyp-type peroxidase, which gives rise to MSADTSSHRVPIEPQKVDAPLTQHAIFLVLTVRDSDEARAAVRAGLGSISDLVKNVSFRDLTGALSCTVGIGSDVWAAVTGQPAPGELKPFQPIVGATHTAVATSGDLLFHIRADRRDLCFELERQLLAVLGDAVDVVDETTGFRYFDTRDLLGFVDGTANPVGPAVLDSTVLTEDDGPGAGGTYVVVQKYLHPLDTWRALTTEMQEQIIGRTKADNTELDDAVDGQKSHKTLSTIVDENGEHDILRDNMPFGSPGSGEFGTYFIGYARHLWVIERMLQRMFIGDPPGLHDRLLDFSTAQTGSVFFAPSADLLDGLGDS